A segment of the Nitrospina gracilis 3/211 genome:
GACCCATGACCGTGTTGGTGATGGGAATGCCCGTCTTCTTGACGAACTTGCGCAGTTCCTCCGAGGCTTCCGCGGAGATGATGCCGCCCCCCGCATAAATGATGGGCCGCCGCGCTTCCTTGATCAGGTGCATGGCCTTTTTCACCTGTTGCGGCGCAGGTTTCAGGTTCGGGCGGTAACCCGGAACGTCCAGCCCGACCTTGAAATCGGGGATCGTTTCCTGTTGCTGGATGTTTTTGGGGATGTCTACGAGCACCGGACCCGGCCGTCCCGTGGAAGCGATGTGAAACGCTTCGTGAATGATCTGGGGAATATCGTTGATGTCCTGTACCAGGTAGCTGTGTTTGACCAGCGGGAACGAAGCGCCGACGATGTCGGTTTCCTGAAACGCGTCACTGCCGATCACCGGCGTCGGAACCTGGCCCGTGATGGCGACGAGCGGAATGGAATCCATCTTCGCGTCCATGATGCCGGTCAACAGGTTGGTGGCACCCGGACCGGAAGTGGCGATGCACACGCCCGGCCGGCCCGTCACACGCGCGTAACCGCCCGCGGCAAACGAACCCCCCTGCTCGTGGCGGGGCAGAACGTGGCGGATCTTCTTGGTAAGCGTCAGCGCCTGGTGGATTTCCATTGACGCGCCGCCGGGATAACCGAACACCGTGTCCACACCTTCGTTTTCCAGAGCTTTGACGAGGATGTCCCGTCCTTTCATCGGAGGGCTGGCGAGATCTTTTTTGCGGTCGATGTTGACGACTTTTTTTGCTGTGGACGGACGTGTGCGCGACATGGCTTATAACTTGTTAAAAATTAATAAGATAAGTTGAAACCTTAGCCTATAGGCCGGGGCTTGTCAACCCAATCTCCGGGCGCAAACCGGGCAGGAAAAGTGACCTGCTGAGCTGTGGATGGTGATGACGGGATTCGGCTCCGGATACTCTTTTATAACGTGTTCAACCGCAACCTATCAAATTTTTTTTGCCCCACCGCGTGGGGGAGGAAATTTTTATAACCCACAGGCCGGAATTCAGAGGATGTCCTCACTCAACCCGCCCCGGCCCGGTCGCGAAAGGCGTCGATCAGCACCCCTTCCCGCAGGCTGTATTCGCTGACGGTCAGGGTTTCGCATCCGAAAGCGCGCATGGTTTCAAGCAGGATGGCGGTGCCGGCGATGATGAGGTCCTCGCGTCCTTCCTCCAGCGTGCGGATTTGCCGGCGCTCTTCGATGGATTTCGCCTTCAGGTCGTCGTTCAGGCGTTCGACGTCTGAAAGTGGCAGGTGCATGCCGTGGATGCGTTCCGGATCGTACGGGTAGATGTCGTCGCGGATGGCAGCCAGGGTCGTCACCGTACCCGCGGTGCCCACCAGAACCTCGGGTTTGGGCGATCCCAGTTTTCGCGATACGTCAGCCAGCTCGTCAGCCAAAAAGGCGCGCAGGGGTTGGTATTCGGTTTCTGCGACAGGGTGCTGGGTGAGAAACCGTTCGGTGAGGCGGACGACACCGAGCGACGTGCCCGCTACCGCCTCCACCCTGCGACCCCGGGAATAGATGAATTCGGTGCTGCCGCCGCCAATGTCGAACGTCACCATCGGGCGGTCCTCTTCCGGCAGTTTCCAGAACACCCCGGCCAGGGTCAACCGCGCCTCTTCCTCCCATGGAATGACGTCGATCATGAGGCCCAGTTCGTCTTTCGCGCGGTTCACGAATTCATCCTTGTTTGTGGCTTCGCGTACGGCGCTGGTGGCGACGAGTTTCATTGGCACGTCGCCGTACTTCCGGCAACGCTCCTGAAACCCGCGCAGAGTGTCCAGGGCGAGGTCGATCCGGTGCGGCAGGAGCTTTTTTTCTGAGTGGATGCCTTCGCCCAGCCGCGTGATGGCACGCTCCGAGTCCACTTCATGAAACTCGCCCTGTCCGTTGACCTGCATGACGAGCAGGCGGATGGTGTTGGAACCGATGTCAATCGACGCAAAGTGATTCATGAAGGGTCTCTTTATATGGGAAGTACTTTTTCGCTGTCGAGCGTAAGCAGAAGGTAAAGTCCGACGGTGATGAACAGCAGGCACGGACCCCACGCCGCCAGGAGGGGAGAGAAGGTGCCTTTCTGCCCCAGCGAAATGGACGTGGCATAGAAAAAGAAAAACAGGAACCCGATGGCAAGACTGATGCCGATGCAGAATAGAAGCCCACCCCGCCTGCTGGAACGAATGGAAAGCGGAATACCAACCAACGCCAGCACCACGCTGATGAACGGATACGACAGCTTGTGGTGCAGGTCGACGCGGTTTCTGGCCGTATCGAATCCTTCCGATTCCTTGATCAGGATATTCTGGTACATCTCACGTGCACTCATCTCTTCCGGACGTTTCTGGACCTTGTTGAAATCTTCCGGTTTTTCCATGACAGGAAATACCTGTGTTTCAAAAAACTGGGTTTTGTCGAGACCACCCGGAGAGAAAAACCGCATCGCCCCCTTTTCGAATACCCACTGGTCCCCGGTCCACGAAACTTTTTGCGCGTCGATGCGCTGCCGCATAACGGGGTGTTCGCGATCATAGTAAAACAGGCTGACATCATACATCACGTTGTTAACCGGATCGAAGGTTTCCATGTTCCAGATGGAACCGTTGGGCGACCTCAACCATAAATTCTGGTGCGAAGCCTGGTGCAGGTTTTCGTGGCCGCGCACTTTCACGTAAAAAATATAATTCATGTTTTCGCTGGTTTTGGGGGTCACGAACTCGTTGAGGAAGACCAGCCCCAGCGCGATGATGAGTGAAGTGCTCAGGATCGGTTGTGTGATTCCTGTCAAGCTGATACCGCAGGCGCGCATGGCAGTCAGTTCGTTGTTACGGGCCAGTCCCACCAACGTCACCACCGTCGCCAGCAGGATCGCCTGGGGTGCCATGTAAGACAGGATGAATGGAATTTTGTAAAGGAAATAAAGAACAAAATCCCAGAACGTACCGTGCTTGGTGACGAATTCATCGAGCCGTTCGAAGGCGTCGATCACCAGAAACACGCCGACCATGGCGACGACCATCAACAGGTACGTCTTCAGGAACTGGGCCAGGATGTAATGTTTCAGGATTTTCATAAGGGTGCGGAAAGAGTCAGGCGGAAAGCTCCGGGATCGCCGACTCCAATGCGTGGCGCAGGCCCTTCAAATCGTCGTGGCGCTCAAGGGTGGTGCGGACGTAGTTCAGGGTCGGAGCAATACAAGGTTCATATCGGTCGTTGCCAACAACGTGTTTCTGGTAGGCGAAGGTGCCGATGGCTTTCAGGTTGCGTTGAATGGACACCAAATCGAAAACGCGCCGGTATTCGTCTGCATCCACATCCCCTTTTCCTTTTGTTTTTTCAGGCTGATGAAGCGGGTCACCATGTCGCTCACAAATTCCTCCGGCAGGATGTGGTACGAGTCGCGGAGAAGGGATGCGAGGTCGTACTGGCTGGGGCCCATGCGTGCATCTTGGAAATCGAGCATTACCAATCCTTCGTCGTACACCATCAGATTGCGGCTGTGAAAATCCCTGTGGGTGAAGTGCAGCGGTTGCCGGTCGAGTTCGGAGCACAGACGCTGCAGGTGGTGCTGCAATGCATTCCATACGGTGTCGTTCAATTTCAATCTCAACAGGCCTTCGATGTAGTGTTCGATCATGAAGTCCATCTCCGACATCAGTTTGGCTGTGTCGAAACGCAGGTGATACGCCGGACAGTCCGGCCGGATGCGTTGCGTCGCGCGGAACTGCATGTCGGCCAGCATGTCTACCGCCTGCCGGTACCAGGCGCGGCGCTCGCCTTCGTCGCTGTCTTGAAGCTGGTGCTCCAGCGTGATATCGCCACAGTCCTGTAAAAAGACGAATCCCTGTGCCACGTCATAATGGTAAAGATGCGGCACCGGCACGTTCAGGGCTTCCAGAAATTTCTGGACCAGGACGAAATCGTATTTTTCGCCGGGAAAGGGTTCCGGCAACTGCATCAGGATAAGTGAGTCCGGTCCGCGTCCGCGCGAACGGTAATGTGGATGCAGGCGAAAGTAACGGCGGGTGGATGCATCGCCCTGCAACGGTGTGGCCTCCACCCCGGCAACTGATTGCCCGAACAGGCCCCCCAGCGTTTTGGCCAGGTAGGGCAGGTTGAAACGCGGCTCGGCGGAAGGGCTGGTTGCGGTTTTGGAATTCATTGGATTGGTCGATTATGGCCTGTGAATACAGGTTCGGTTTGGAACTTTGCGCAATTATAGTATACTACCAGCCCGTTTGGCCGGAGACAATGAGGCCCCGGGGCGGGTAAAAGAGGGAAAGCCACCCTGCCCACGGTATTTTGGAAGATTTCCTTATAGAATTCCAAAACGAACCCTATCCAGTCGCATCATAAATGGGACCTGCGGGTCCCTTGAATTTTTTACGGAGGAGAACAATGCCGAAACCTGCATATCACATCCTGGTCTGTACGAACCAGCGCCCTCCGGGACATCCCCGGGGTTCCTGCGGCGAAAACGGAGCCATGGAAGTCTTTGAAAAAATCGGAATGGGCATCGAACAGAAAAATTTGTTTGGCAAAGCCATGCTCACCACCACGGGATGCATGGGACCCTGTTCCATGGGGCCGGTGGTGGTTGTGTACCCGGACGGAGTCTGGTACAAGGGCGTCAAGCCGGACGACGTGGACGAGATACTCGAATCCCACATCATGAACGGCAAAAAGATCGAGCGTCTGGAAATTCCCGACGAGATGTGGGGCTGATCCGCTTTCGTTGACGCTGGTATCAACAAGCAAATAAAAAGGGGAAGCTCACTCCTCGGCGGGTTGGGCTTCCTCTTTTTTTCTGCGGTTTGAAAAGTGGTTCCACAATTCCTTCCGGCCGTGGTTGTTCTTGCTGGAATACATGAGCACCGTGCGAACCCCGTCACCGCCAAATTCTTTTTTGATTTTGGCCATCTGCTGTTTTCTCTCCGTCTGCGACAGTTTGTCCGACTTGGTGGCGACCACAACGTAGTCCAGCCCCGCGTCCTCCAGCCAGTCCCGCATGACCAGGTCCAGCTCCGTCGGTTTCCGGCGAATGTCCACGATCAGCACCACGCTCTCCAGACGTTCGCGTTCCTGCAGGTAGTCCTCAATCAGCACCTGCCATTTCTTCTGCACCTGCGGCGGCACTTTGGCGAAGCCGTAACCCGGCAGGTCCGCCAGCATCCACACGTCGTTGATGTTGAAAAAGTTGATCATCTGCGTTTTTCCCGGCGTGGCGCTGGTCTTCACCAGTTTTTTGCGGTTGACCAGCGAATTGATGAGCGACGACTTGCCCACGTTGGACCGCCCGATGAACGCGATTTCGGGAAGCGGCTGGTTGGGAAACTGTTTGCGGGACACCGCCCCGGTGATGAATTCGGCCTTGACGATTTTCATGATTTGAAACGGTTGATCACCAATCCGGAGAGCAGTTTGGGATAGAAGTAAGTGGCTTTTTGGGGGAGCCGCACGCCTTGCTCGGCGAGGCTCCGCACCTGGTCGATGCGGGTTGCGTTCATGAAGAACGCGAGGTCGAACTCGCCTTTTTCCACGTTTTGAATCGATTCCTTCGCCCGGACATTGTAGGTGATGTACTGCTGATGTTCCGGACGTGTGCTGTCTATGCTCAAAAGGTGTTTCAGCACCAGGGTATGCAGTTGAAATACATCGAGCACTTTAAGCGGCTCCGCGTCATCAGCGTTCATGTATGGAACCACGGCATCGATATCCTTCAGTTTAAGTAATGCCGCATTGCCGTTACCCAAATACGCGCAGAAAGCGATCCCTTGATGCCCAACTTCTTCCAATGTAGCAATCATTACACTGGCAGAAGCATTTTTCGGGAAGGATTGAATGTGAAAATAGGGCTCCAGTTTTTTGAGGAAGGCATCGCGGTCAAACGGTTCCGGCGATTTGATCTGCCGATGGATGGGATAGATGGCGAGGGCGTCGTTTTCCATGTTGGTGAGGAACATCAACACGTGCGCCGAGTCGCTCCCGGGTCCGCCGTTTTCCTGATGGTAGGCGAGCGCGGTTTCATAACGGTGATGACCGTCCGCGATGTATACCTTTTTATTCTCGAACTGTTCCGCAATCAGGGCGAGCGTTGTGGGTTCGGTGAGCTTCCAGAACCGGTGCGTCACGCCGTCTTCCTCGATCACCGCCAGTGGTTCCGACTGCATGACCACTTCAAGTGAGCCGTCTACGGTGCGTTCGGGATCGGAATACAGGCCGAACACGGCGCTGAAATTGGCCTTGCAGGCGCGGATCAGTTTGGCGCGGTCTTCTTTTGCTTTAGCCAGCGTGAATTCGTGCGGGCAGATGTTGCCCTTGCTGAACTCTTCCAGAAGAACGCGTGCGAAAAATCCGTAGCGGTTGTACGGCCGGCCGTTGTAGGTGTACTCCTGGGAGTAAACGTAAAATCCCGGCCGGTCGTCTTCCCTCAAAATACCCCTTGCCTGCCAGTCGGCGAAGTCTTTGGCCGATCGGGTGTAGCGGTTATCGGTTTCGGTATCCTGACTGCATTGCTTGCCCAGAATCAGGC
Coding sequences within it:
- a CDS encoding (2Fe-2S) ferredoxin domain-containing protein, with translation MPKPAYHILVCTNQRPPGHPRGSCGENGAMEVFEKIGMGIEQKNLFGKAMLTTTGCMGPCSMGPVVVVYPDGVWYKGVKPDDVDEILESHIMNGKKIERLEIPDEMWG
- the yihA gene encoding ribosome biogenesis GTP-binding protein YihA/YsxC — encoded protein: MKIVKAEFITGAVSRKQFPNQPLPEIAFIGRSNVGKSSLINSLVNRKKLVKTSATPGKTQMINFFNINDVWMLADLPGYGFAKVPPQVQKKWQVLIEDYLQERERLESVVLIVDIRRKPTELDLVMRDWLEDAGLDYVVVATKSDKLSQTERKQQMAKIKKEFGGDGVRTVLMYSSKNNHGRKELWNHFSNRRKKEEAQPAEE
- a CDS encoding DUF1015 domain-containing protein → MVDVAPFTGLLYDERNAGPLADLVAPPYDVITPDQQDDLYRRSPYNVVRLILGKQCSQDTETDNRYTRSAKDFADWQARGILREDDRPGFYVYSQEYTYNGRPYNRYGFFARVLLEEFSKGNICPHEFTLAKAKEDRAKLIRACKANFSAVFGLYSDPERTVDGSLEVVMQSEPLAVIEEDGVTHRFWKLTEPTTLALIAEQFENKKVYIADGHHRYETALAYHQENGGPGSDSAHVLMFLTNMENDALAIYPIHRQIKSPEPFDRDAFLKKLEPYFHIQSFPKNASASVMIATLEEVGHQGIAFCAYLGNGNAALLKLKDIDAVVPYMNADDAEPLKVLDVFQLHTLVLKHLLSIDSTRPEHQQYITYNVRAKESIQNVEKGEFDLAFFMNATRIDQVRSLAEQGVRLPQKATYFYPKLLSGLVINRFKS
- the lptG gene encoding LPS export ABC transporter permease LptG; translated protein: MKILKHYILAQFLKTYLLMVVAMVGVFLVIDAFERLDEFVTKHGTFWDFVLYFLYKIPFILSYMAPQAILLATVVTLVGLARNNELTAMRACGISLTGITQPILSTSLIIALGLVFLNEFVTPKTSENMNYIFYVKVRGHENLHQASHQNLWLRSPNGSIWNMETFDPVNNVMYDVSLFYYDREHPVMRQRIDAQKVSWTGDQWVFEKGAMRFFSPGGLDKTQFFETQVFPVMEKPEDFNKVQKRPEEMSAREMYQNILIKESEGFDTARNRVDLHHKLSYPFISVVLALVGIPLSIRSSRRGGLLFCIGISLAIGFLFFFFYATSISLGQKGTFSPLLAAWGPCLLFITVGLYLLLTLDSEKVLPI
- a CDS encoding aminoglycoside phosphotransferase family protein yields the protein MNSKTATSPSAEPRFNLPYLAKTLGGLFGQSVAGVEATPLQGDASTRRYFRLHPHYRSRGRGPDSLILMQLPEPFPGEKYDFVLVQKFLEALNVPVPHLYHYDVAQGFVFLQDCGDITLEHQLQDSDEGERRAWYRQAVDMLADMQFRATQRIRPDCPAYHLRFDTAKLMSEMDFMIEHYIEGLLRLKLNDTVWNALQHHLQRLCSELDRQPLHFTHRDFHSRNLMVYDEGLVMLDFQDARMGPSQYDLASLLRDSYHILPEEFVSDMVTRFISLKKQKEKGMWMQTNTGAFSIWCPFNAT
- a CDS encoding Ppx/GppA phosphatase family protein, with protein sequence MNHFASIDIGSNTIRLLVMQVNGQGEFHEVDSERAITRLGEGIHSEKKLLPHRIDLALDTLRGFQERCRKYGDVPMKLVATSAVREATNKDEFVNRAKDELGLMIDVIPWEEEARLTLAGVFWKLPEEDRPMVTFDIGGGSTEFIYSRGRRVEAVAGTSLGVVRLTERFLTQHPVAETEYQPLRAFLADELADVSRKLGSPKPEVLVGTAGTVTTLAAIRDDIYPYDPERIHGMHLPLSDVERLNDDLKAKSIEERRQIRTLEEGREDLIIAGTAILLETMRAFGCETLTVSEYSLREGVLIDAFRDRAGAG